One window of the Methanomassiliicoccaceae archaeon DOK genome contains the following:
- a CDS encoding nitroreductase family protein, with protein MNELFTRVSVRDFIPGKVEKDKVDRILEAAMNAPSARNQQAWEFIVVDDPDYIRELSKVTPYAGPVGKAPLAIVVLGNRDLMSAPQFWEQDLGACTENLMLSATSLGLGSVWIGVAPVRERMNAISDIFDLTENLMPFCIVAVGYPKEKPEPHKDRFKPERIHHNGY; from the coding sequence ATGAACGAGCTGTTCACCAGAGTCAGCGTCAGGGACTTCATCCCCGGCAAGGTAGAGAAGGACAAGGTCGACCGCATCCTGGAGGCCGCCATGAACGCGCCATCCGCCAGGAACCAGCAGGCCTGGGAGTTCATCGTGGTGGACGACCCGGACTACATAAGGGAGCTCTCCAAGGTCACGCCCTATGCGGGACCTGTCGGAAAGGCCCCTCTGGCGATCGTCGTCCTGGGCAACAGGGACCTGATGTCCGCCCCGCAGTTCTGGGAGCAGGACCTGGGCGCATGCACCGAGAACCTCATGCTCTCGGCCACCAGCCTGGGGCTCGGCTCGGTGTGGATCGGGGTCGCCCCTGTCAGGGAGAGGATGAACGCGATCTCCGACATCTTCGACCTCACGGAGAACCTCATGCCCTTCTGCATCGTCGCCGTGGGCTACCCGAAGGAGAAGCCAGAGCCCCACAAGGACAGGTTCAAGCCCGAGAGGATCCACCACAACGGGTACTGA
- a CDS encoding recombinase — MAFDGRAGIVDIDEDERTVIFDTYRLKKITGTRVAPILGMSEFATPFKVACELAGLYPGDKANKYIDAGNILEPVLREYLGTRVNAMLGEALDVPEGSKLAVEEPVPKEQCGYDHFHNEKVFGGMVDGYIQLDGKRKYILEIKTSGDREKWRDEQGGLTNVPMSYMLQASLYAQLSNLDRIVFLVGFLEEPDYDRPKQWVPTPENTYVIVKDRLDMTGYMQQCVDWYNEYMKGGYTPEWSDSEDDQAVLKYLKAYKPGANKKKRR; from the coding sequence ATGGCATTCGATGGCAGAGCAGGTATAGTCGACATCGACGAGGACGAGCGCACCGTGATCTTCGACACCTACAGGCTGAAGAAGATAACCGGCACAAGGGTCGCACCGATCCTGGGCATGAGCGAGTTCGCCACCCCGTTCAAGGTGGCATGCGAGCTCGCCGGCCTCTATCCGGGGGACAAGGCCAACAAGTACATCGATGCCGGGAACATCCTGGAGCCGGTGCTGAGGGAGTACCTGGGCACCAGGGTCAACGCCATGCTCGGAGAGGCCCTGGACGTCCCCGAGGGCTCCAAACTCGCCGTCGAGGAGCCCGTCCCCAAGGAGCAGTGCGGCTACGACCACTTCCATAACGAGAAGGTCTTCGGAGGGATGGTGGACGGCTACATCCAGCTGGACGGGAAGAGGAAGTACATCCTGGAGATCAAGACCTCCGGGGACAGGGAGAAGTGGAGGGACGAGCAGGGCGGTCTCACCAACGTGCCCATGTCCTACATGCTGCAGGCGTCGCTGTACGCCCAGCTTTCCAACCTGGACAGGATCGTGTTCCTGGTGGGGTTCCTCGAGGAGCCTGACTACGACCGTCCGAAGCAGTGGGTGCCCACGCCGGAGAACACCTACGTCATCGTGAAGGACAGGCTGGACATGACCGGGTACATGCAGCAGTGCGTCGACTGGTACAACGAGTACATGAAGGGCGGATACACCCCCGAGTGGAGCGACTCCGAGGACGACCAGGCGGTGCTGAAGTACCTCAAGGCGTACAAGCCCGGGGCGAACAAGAAGAAGAGGCGCTGA
- a CDS encoding recombinase family protein — MSDAIQSKESTPVPVETQYPYRDMGAILYARVSTDDKGQTTETQIRELREWCERNHVRIIAEYEEEESGGDLDRRVFDSVLGRIARGGVDLLLARDPSRLSRDGGDMEDIVSFVGNHSCHIRYSSADGIAPEDDNGKLLNKISTWQGEIERKKLKANTKKGMYTAKENGVHCGRMLAFCFAHRVVENRNMVNTDPKAKQQTVIQSVNTIMAFADEGMSYIQVAHELLHVSPQTLRSALIQEGLYEDYRDRCSKARGRRQQGGTSTRVAETPEITSTRGEGE, encoded by the coding sequence ATGAGTGACGCCATCCAGTCAAAGGAGAGCACACCTGTACCCGTCGAAACCCAGTACCCATACAGGGACATGGGGGCCATCCTCTACGCACGTGTCTCCACCGACGACAAGGGACAGACGACCGAGACACAGATCCGCGAGCTCAGGGAATGGTGCGAACGCAATCACGTGAGGATAATCGCCGAGTACGAGGAGGAGGAATCCGGAGGAGACCTGGATCGCCGCGTCTTCGACTCCGTCCTCGGACGCATAGCCCGTGGAGGGGTTGACCTCCTGCTCGCCCGCGACCCGTCGAGGCTTTCCCGTGACGGCGGCGATATGGAGGACATCGTCTCCTTCGTCGGAAACCACAGCTGCCACATCCGCTACAGCAGCGCCGACGGCATAGCGCCCGAGGACGACAACGGGAAGCTTCTGAACAAGATCAGCACATGGCAGGGCGAGATTGAACGCAAGAAGCTCAAGGCGAACACGAAGAAGGGGATGTACACCGCCAAGGAGAACGGCGTCCACTGCGGGCGTATGCTTGCTTTCTGTTTCGCACACCGCGTCGTCGAGAACCGCAACATGGTCAACACAGACCCCAAGGCAAAACAGCAGACCGTCATCCAGTCGGTTAACACCATCATGGCGTTCGCCGATGAGGGCATGTCATACATACAGGTTGCACACGAACTGCTCCATGTGTCACCGCAGACACTCCGTAGTGCGCTGATACAGGAGGGGCTGTACGAGGACTATCGCGACAGGTGTTCAAAGGCCCGTGGAAGGCGTCAACAAGGGGGTACGTCAACAAGGGTTGCGGAAACCCCAGAAATCACATCAACAAGGGGTGAAGGCGAATGA